A DNA window from Myxococcales bacterium contains the following coding sequences:
- a CDS encoding nitroreductase family protein, producing the protein MTYRPVPLVFERLPPTEMTARARTYADAMVRRRTVRDFSTEPIPDEVLLDAVRAAASAPSGAHQQPWTFVIVTDAETKRQIREAAEVEERKSWGGRMSEEWRTALAPLGVDEHKPHLTDAPALIVVFAQPWGVDADGARVKHYYVDESVGIAVGMLLSALHLAGLATLTHTPSPMGFLREVLGRPAHERAFVVIPVGYPAAGAQVPDLHRKPLAEVLVRR; encoded by the coding sequence ATGACGTACCGGCCCGTGCCCCTGGTCTTCGAGCGCCTGCCCCCGACCGAGATGACCGCGCGCGCGCGCACGTACGCCGACGCGATGGTCCGGCGTCGCACCGTGCGCGACTTCTCGACCGAGCCGATCCCCGACGAGGTGCTCCTCGACGCGGTCCGGGCCGCGGCCAGCGCACCGTCGGGCGCGCACCAGCAGCCGTGGACGTTCGTGATCGTCACCGACGCCGAGACCAAGCGCCAGATCCGCGAGGCGGCCGAGGTCGAGGAGCGCAAGAGCTGGGGCGGGCGCATGTCGGAGGAGTGGCGGACCGCGCTGGCGCCGCTCGGCGTCGACGAGCACAAGCCGCACCTGACCGACGCGCCGGCGCTGATCGTCGTGTTCGCGCAGCCGTGGGGCGTCGACGCCGACGGCGCGCGGGTCAAGCACTACTACGTCGACGAGTCGGTCGGCATCGCGGTCGGGATGCTGCTGTCGGCGCTGCACCTCGCCGGCCTGGCCACGCTGACCCACACGCCCAGCCCGATGGGCTTCCTGCGCGAGGTGCTCGGCCGCCCGGCCCACGAGCGCGCCTTCGTCGTGATCCCGGTCGGCTACCCCGCCGCCGGGGCCCAGGTGCCCGACCTGCACCGCAAGCCGCTGGCGGAGGTGCTGGTCCGGAGGTGA
- a CDS encoding pseudouridine synthase has product MRLNKFISETGVCSRREADDWIAAGRITVNGAQAGLGTVVEPGDTVAVDGTVVTAKDRPPPVYIALNKPVGVICTTERAVEGNIVDFVDHAERIFPIGRLDKDSEGLILLTNDGDIVNEVLRVEHDHEKEYAVTVDRNLTDEFIAAMARGVRIDAGLTRPCKIWSVAARVFRIVLTQGLNRQIRKMCEALGYQVVALQRVRIMHIELGHLKVGRWRNLTEAEIAGLTPSTPRSPAPAARPNAPRANPPRPNPPAKAKAKPTAIPFGQPGAPGGPPLDRRGGGGGRGGSRRGGR; this is encoded by the coding sequence GTGCGGCTGAACAAGTTCATCAGCGAGACCGGCGTGTGCTCGCGGCGCGAGGCCGACGACTGGATCGCGGCGGGACGGATCACCGTCAACGGCGCCCAGGCCGGGCTCGGCACCGTGGTCGAGCCCGGCGACACGGTCGCGGTCGACGGCACGGTCGTGACCGCCAAGGATCGTCCGCCGCCGGTCTACATCGCGCTCAACAAGCCGGTCGGCGTCATCTGCACGACCGAGCGCGCGGTCGAGGGCAACATCGTCGACTTCGTCGACCACGCCGAGCGGATCTTCCCGATCGGCCGCCTCGACAAGGACTCCGAGGGGCTGATCCTGCTGACCAACGACGGCGACATCGTCAACGAGGTGCTGCGGGTCGAGCACGATCACGAGAAGGAGTACGCGGTCACGGTCGATCGCAACCTCACCGACGAGTTCATCGCGGCGATGGCGCGCGGGGTCCGGATCGACGCGGGCCTGACCCGGCCGTGCAAGATCTGGTCGGTGGCGGCGCGCGTGTTCCGGATCGTCCTGACGCAGGGGCTCAACCGCCAGATCCGCAAGATGTGCGAGGCGCTCGGCTACCAGGTGGTCGCGCTGCAGCGCGTGCGGATCATGCACATCGAGCTCGGCCACCTGAAGGTCGGGCGCTGGCGCAACCTGACCGAGGCCGAGATCGCCGGGCTGACCCCGTCGACGCCGCGCTCACCGGCGCCGGCCGCGCGCCCGAACGCGCCGCGCGCGAACCCGCCGCGCCCGAACCCGCCCGCGAAGGCCAAGGCGAAGCCGACCGCGATCCCGTTCGGTCAGCCCGGCGCGCCCGGCGGGCCGCCGCTCGATCGCCGCGGCGGTGGCGGTGGCCGGGGTGGATCCCGGCGCGGCGGGCGCTGA
- a CDS encoding flippase-like domain-containing protein: protein MTEPAPSTAPPRWARIFTIVASVIAAGALVFTLRQVGVGTVVDQLRAIGAWFVALVAIEVVSALCDALAISGFLGAAAPRSSFARVLHAQVAGRAINLVTPLASLGEATKVTLLMRDTETTRAVAAIARFTMVYVAINLGFIVLGAPVCALALPLPGWLTRTLWVGTALAVVIGGGLALLLRAGMVTTVVHGLARARLISAARAERWRAKATALDGALRGDGRGLRGWAPGLWALVSKVLQWFAAWLVLYANGHAPPLDVMAALATAGTLVNIVANIVPLGLGVTEGGTAALMVALGQPASLGVTTAVARRVVMVLYSAFGLALLVQAEVRPWRRRAPP from the coding sequence GTGACCGAGCCCGCGCCCTCGACCGCGCCGCCGCGGTGGGCGCGGATCTTCACGATCGTCGCGTCGGTGATCGCCGCCGGCGCGCTGGTCTTCACGCTGCGCCAGGTCGGGGTCGGCACGGTCGTCGATCAGCTCCGCGCGATCGGCGCGTGGTTCGTGGCGCTGGTGGCGATCGAGGTGGTGTCGGCGCTGTGCGACGCGCTCGCGATCAGCGGCTTCCTCGGCGCGGCCGCGCCGCGGTCGTCGTTCGCGCGGGTGCTGCACGCGCAGGTGGCCGGGCGCGCGATCAACCTGGTGACCCCGCTGGCCAGCCTGGGCGAGGCCACCAAGGTCACGCTGCTGATGCGCGACACCGAGACCACCCGCGCGGTCGCGGCGATCGCGCGGTTCACGATGGTCTACGTCGCGATCAACCTGGGCTTCATCGTGCTCGGCGCGCCGGTGTGCGCGCTGGCGCTGCCGCTGCCGGGCTGGCTCACGCGCACGCTGTGGGTCGGCACCGCGCTGGCGGTCGTGATCGGCGGCGGGCTCGCGCTGCTCCTGCGGGCCGGCATGGTGACCACGGTCGTCCACGGGCTCGCGCGCGCGCGCCTGATCTCGGCGGCGCGGGCCGAGCGCTGGCGCGCCAAGGCCACCGCGCTCGACGGCGCGCTGCGCGGCGACGGCCGCGGCCTGCGCGGCTGGGCCCCGGGGCTGTGGGCGCTGGTCTCGAAGGTGTTGCAGTGGTTCGCGGCGTGGCTGGTGCTCTACGCCAACGGCCACGCGCCGCCGCTCGACGTGATGGCGGCGCTCGCGACCGCCGGCACGCTGGTCAACATCGTCGCGAACATCGTCCCGCTGGGCCTGGGCGTGACCGAGGGCGGCACCGCCGCGCTGATGGTCGCGCTGGGCCAGCCGGCCAGCCTCGGGGTCACCACGGCGGTGGCCCGGCGGGTGGTCATGGTCCTG